One genomic window of Streptomyces sp. NBC_01276 includes the following:
- a CDS encoding ABC-F family ATP-binding cassette domain-containing protein: MSHPSAFLSCSALSFDWPDGTPVFDGFQLAVGPGRTGLIGLNGCGKSTLLKLAAGELTPSGGRISVAGTLGHLPQDATLDTALRVDEALGIRATRTALHSIEAGEATEANFAAVGDDWDVEERALATLDQLGLARIGLDRTVGELSGGECVLLRLAALLLARPDVLLLDEPTNNLDLRARQRLYAAVESWSGVMVLVSHDRELLERVDQIADLHDGEVHWYGGNFSAYERMLATEQEAAERTVRAAEADVQRQKRELSDAHLKLARRKRYGQKMYDTKREPKIVMGARKRAAQESAGKHRILHTERLADARERLDQAAEAVRDDAEIRIELPATEVPPGRRVLTLSDLRLAHGASVPGEWEVRGPERIALVGGNGSGKTTLLRTVAGLLPPVSGEAVTHVPARFLPQRLDVLDDDRSVVQNVARFAPQATDNQIRARLAHFLFRGARADRAAGTLSGGERFRATLAALLLAEPAPRLLMLDEPTNNLDLASVRQLAGALEAYEGALVVASHDVPFLESIGITRWLLLDGTLRPTSAEEVRESRWPG; the protein is encoded by the coding sequence ATGAGTCACCCCTCTGCCTTTCTCTCCTGCTCCGCCCTGTCCTTCGACTGGCCCGACGGAACCCCCGTCTTCGACGGGTTCCAGCTGGCCGTCGGCCCCGGCCGCACCGGCCTGATCGGGCTCAACGGGTGTGGGAAGTCCACCCTGTTGAAGCTCGCCGCCGGCGAACTGACCCCGTCCGGTGGGCGGATCTCCGTCGCCGGGACCCTCGGCCACCTCCCTCAGGACGCCACCCTCGACACCGCCCTGCGCGTGGACGAGGCGCTCGGCATCCGCGCCACCCGCACCGCGCTGCACTCCATCGAGGCGGGCGAGGCCACCGAGGCGAACTTCGCCGCCGTGGGCGACGACTGGGACGTGGAGGAGCGCGCCCTGGCCACGCTCGACCAGCTCGGGCTCGCCCGGATCGGCCTGGACCGCACCGTCGGCGAACTGTCGGGCGGCGAGTGCGTCCTGCTGCGGCTCGCGGCGCTGCTGCTCGCCCGTCCGGACGTGCTGCTGCTCGACGAACCGACGAACAACCTGGACCTGAGGGCCCGGCAGCGCCTGTACGCGGCCGTCGAGTCCTGGTCCGGGGTGATGGTCCTGGTCAGCCACGACCGGGAGCTGCTGGAGCGGGTCGACCAGATCGCCGACCTGCACGACGGCGAAGTCCACTGGTACGGCGGCAACTTCAGCGCGTACGAGCGGATGCTCGCCACGGAACAGGAGGCGGCCGAGCGGACGGTCCGGGCCGCCGAGGCCGACGTACAGCGCCAGAAGCGCGAACTGTCCGACGCCCACCTCAAATTGGCGCGGCGCAAGCGGTACGGCCAGAAGATGTACGACACCAAGCGTGAGCCGAAGATCGTCATGGGTGCCCGCAAACGCGCCGCCCAGGAATCGGCCGGCAAGCACCGGATCCTGCACACCGAGCGGCTGGCGGACGCCCGCGAGCGGCTGGACCAGGCGGCGGAAGCGGTCCGCGACGACGCCGAGATCCGCATCGAGCTCCCCGCCACCGAGGTGCCGCCGGGCCGTCGGGTCCTCACCCTGAGCGATCTGCGGCTCGCGCACGGGGCCTCGGTGCCGGGCGAGTGGGAGGTGCGCGGACCGGAGCGGATCGCCCTGGTCGGCGGCAACGGCTCGGGCAAGACCACCCTGCTGCGGACCGTCGCGGGGCTGCTGCCTCCGGTGTCCGGCGAGGCGGTCACGCACGTACCGGCGCGCTTCCTGCCGCAGCGGCTCGACGTGCTGGACGACGACCGCTCGGTCGTTCAGAACGTGGCGCGGTTCGCCCCGCAGGCCACGGACAACCAGATCCGGGCGCGGCTGGCGCACTTCCTGTTCCGGGGCGCCCGTGCGGACCGGGCGGCCGGCACCCTCTCGGGCGGCGAACGCTTCCGGGCGACGCTGGCGGCGCTGCTGCTGGCGGAGCCGGCTCCCAGGCTGCTGATGCTGGACGAACCGACGAACAACCTCGACCTGGCGAGCGTCCGGCAGCTCGCCGGCGCCCTGGAGGCGTACGAGGGCGCCCTGGTGGTGGCGAGCCACGACGTGCCGTTCCTGGAGTCCATCGGCATCACGCGATGGCTGCTGCTCGACGGCACGCTGCGCCCCACCAGCGCCGAGGAGGTCAGGGAGTCCCGATGGCCCGGGTGA
- a CDS encoding acyl-ACP desaturase, translating into MTITSPHLGSSEAWTDAKLLYALEEVVEKELNRHLKVTKDWMPHEYVPWSDGRNFPGFFEDGEAWDPQQSKVTDIGKIALVVNLLTEDNLPSYHHEIASLFGRNGAWGTWVHRWTAEEGRHGIVMRDYLLASRAVDPDKLEAFRMQHMSEGFESDNSHSMLHSVAYVAFQELATRISHRNTGHQSGDPVCDRMLARIAQDENLHMIFYRNLLGAAFEIAPDLTMQAVRDVVVNFRMPGHGMPGFERMAAQMAIGGVYNLRIHHDDVLSPVIRFLKIMDIDGLGPEGQKAQEELGLFMNGLDSEARKFDERLAARAARLAARKG; encoded by the coding sequence GTGACGATCACCTCTCCCCACCTCGGCAGCTCGGAGGCGTGGACCGACGCCAAGCTGCTGTACGCGCTGGAAGAGGTGGTCGAGAAGGAGCTCAACCGCCATCTGAAGGTCACCAAGGACTGGATGCCCCACGAGTACGTCCCGTGGAGCGACGGCCGGAACTTCCCCGGCTTCTTCGAGGACGGCGAGGCCTGGGACCCCCAGCAGTCCAAGGTCACCGACATCGGCAAGATCGCGCTGGTCGTCAACCTGCTGACCGAGGACAACCTCCCCAGCTACCACCACGAGATCGCGAGCCTTTTCGGCCGCAACGGCGCGTGGGGCACCTGGGTGCACCGCTGGACCGCCGAGGAGGGCCGCCACGGCATCGTGATGCGCGACTACCTGCTGGCCTCGCGCGCCGTGGACCCGGACAAGCTGGAAGCGTTCCGGATGCAGCACATGTCGGAGGGCTTCGAGTCCGACAACAGCCACTCGATGCTGCACTCGGTGGCCTACGTCGCCTTCCAGGAGCTCGCGACGCGCATCTCGCACCGCAACACCGGCCACCAGTCCGGTGACCCGGTCTGCGACCGGATGCTGGCACGCATCGCGCAGGACGAGAACCTGCACATGATCTTCTACCGCAACCTGCTGGGCGCCGCCTTCGAGATCGCCCCGGACCTGACGATGCAGGCCGTGCGGGACGTGGTCGTGAACTTCCGGATGCCCGGACACGGCATGCCCGGCTTCGAGCGGATGGCCGCGCAGATGGCGATCGGCGGGGTCTACAACCTGCGGATCCACCACGACGACGTGCTGAGCCCCGTGATCCGCTTCCTCAAGATCATGGACATCGACGGGCTCGGCCCCGAGGGCCAGAAGGCCCAGGAGGAGCTCGGGCTCTTCATGAACGGGCTGGACTCCGAGGCCCGCAAGTTCGACGAGCGCCTGGCCGCCCGCGCCGCGCGCCTGGCCGCCCGCAAGGGCTGA
- a CDS encoding WhiB family transcriptional regulator, translated as MSMNTTATTAPAWYDLALCAQTGPAFFFPEPGSSLRDAKRLCGACEGRAACLEYALANDERFGVWGGLSETERQALRPRR; from the coding sequence ATGTCGATGAACACCACTGCCACCACCGCCCCCGCCTGGTACGACCTCGCGCTGTGCGCCCAGACGGGCCCGGCCTTCTTCTTCCCGGAGCCCGGTTCCTCGCTCCGGGACGCGAAGCGGCTGTGCGGGGCGTGTGAGGGGCGGGCGGCGTGCCTGGAGTACGCCCTGGCCAACGACGAGCGGTTCGGCGTCTGGGGCGGCCTCTCGGAGACGGAACGGCAGGCCCTGCGCCCGCGTCGCTGA